A stretch of Corallococcus macrosporus DNA encodes these proteins:
- a CDS encoding S8 family serine peptidase, translating to MKVAIVDSGVSVGFLRGAGLSLAGAASFTVDREARRLESRVHSREELAAWRHGGSALEDLEDTHGHGTAVLSILLDQGRPGDDVEWYVARVLDGRMRGDSLSLLEALEWLTGDVRPDLINLSLGTVGRAFEAPLAALLDRAVEQGSLVLCAAGPVSGLPSGMPSVVTVADAAMAHALRKGDIVDHVEDAATVRLYADGAWGERPITSSYACALAAARVLREGCPPGWRRVTASQRTR from the coding sequence GTGAAGGTCGCCATCGTGGACAGCGGTGTGTCGGTGGGCTTCCTTCGCGGGGCGGGGTTGTCGCTTGCCGGAGCGGCGAGCTTCACGGTGGACCGGGAGGCGCGGCGCCTGGAGTCCCGCGTCCACTCGCGTGAGGAGCTGGCCGCCTGGCGTCACGGCGGCTCCGCACTGGAGGACCTGGAGGACACGCACGGTCACGGCACCGCGGTGCTGAGCATCCTGCTGGACCAGGGCCGCCCCGGTGACGACGTCGAGTGGTACGTCGCGCGCGTGCTGGACGGGCGGATGCGCGGGGATTCGCTGAGCCTGCTGGAGGCGCTGGAGTGGCTGACCGGGGACGTGCGCCCGGACCTCATCAACCTGAGCCTGGGCACCGTGGGCCGCGCCTTCGAGGCGCCCCTGGCCGCGCTGCTGGACCGGGCGGTGGAGCAGGGGAGCCTGGTGCTCTGCGCGGCCGGTCCCGTGTCGGGGCTGCCGTCCGGGATGCCGTCGGTGGTGACGGTGGCGGACGCGGCCATGGCGCACGCGCTGCGCAAGGGCGACATCGTGGACCACGTCGAGGACGCGGCCACGGTGCGGCTGTACGCGGACGGGGCCTGGGGGGAGCGACCCATCACGAGCAGCTACGCGTGCGCCCTCGCGGCGGCGCGGGTGCTGCGCGAGGGCTGTCCTCCCGGCTGGCGGCGCGTCACCGCGTCACAGCGGACGCGGTGA